TTGTCTTCTAAGCAGAAAATGAGAGAGTGGGGCTAAATTTTACTTCTGCTGTTTCAAATCATGTTGCTGTTTCTGCTTGGTAGGAGAAGGAACCGAGGAGGAGAAGTCATTGTCTGAAAGGGCTGCCAACCACTAATGGGCAAAGTGCTCTGGGGCATGCAGGGGAGCTCGTTACCTCTGTGCTTCTTATTGGCCTCTGCTGTTGAGAGATACCTGAGTGGCTTTGGGAGGGGTGACTTCATTTAGTTTCACTAAGCAAGTGTGTTGTACCCCCAGACTTCAAAAGAAAAGTTGCGTGTTCAAGAGAAATGTAGTCAGTTCTTTGACTATACAGTTATAGCTCAGTTTTGTACCAATAGTTAACTTGTCAAGATAAGGCCATCAGCATCTTAGCGTGGTATGTATTTCATCTCTTTGCAGGTGTTTCCCGAGGTCCTGATTTTTATTCATAGCCAGAAGGACTTatagtttttaaaaggaaatactagGTCACCTATTTTGAGCTGGATATCATAGAATGTTTAACTCCATCCACTTACCTGTCTTGATAGTCTTGTGTTTCAGTAATGCATAATGTAACTTTTATAAGTGCATTATGGGATTGGGAGgctctttgttttcttcaaaaaacatGTGGTCTTGACTTGTAATCACTCAGTAATATTGCTggtttctcctttttctgtgatTGTCACAAGCCTTGAATTTGCAGAGGGACAAGATATTTTTAGTGTACAGCTGAGTGATTACTTCTGAGTGCCTTTTACTGTTTGCATTTGTCTTTAATGTCATGTAATGCGTCCACTAGAACTGAGAAAAGTGAGGGTGCTGCTAGGCACAACAGCCTGGAAATGCTCAGAAAATTATTTCGGATGTTCTTACAATAGCGTGAACTATAAAGAAAAAGTTGTGTTCGTTATTATAGTTGTAAGCATGTTGCAATGTGCTGTTTACACTTTCTCCTCTTTACTGCAGCTGTGGTAAATAAGGTAACCTAAGTGAGGGGTTGTTCCAGACATCAGAAGAAGGTGTTTGGGTTATTCCCTGGTGATACCACTGGAGTCCAGAGTTCTCTGATCATTGATGTGGGGACCAAAAGGGAATGTACTCACCATGAGGCAAGCATGTCCTACAAGCATTTCCAACTAAGGCATGATGAGAACATTAATGAAGACCCTTCTTGTTCCGACAGGTGGTTTGCTCACTTTTATGTGGTTTCTGTGCTCTGGAACGGCTTTCTGCTGATCTGGCTTTTCCGAGCTGAGTTTCTTGGAGAGTCGCTCCCATCATGGATTCAGCACGTGCATCGTGCTCTTGACAGAGATTGTCAGAGCGAGGGCACAGGCAAGTATTCCGGCTATTACGAAACAGccatttaaatacagaaagctgCGCTACCGTTCTGTGCTGAATTTGTATTTTTTGAGTGCTACTTCATTAGCTGCTCTTGAACTAGGTGCCAAGTGACTCTCCTGGAATATCAAGTCCCTATGTCATTATTCAAGATAGAAATCATTCTAATTTATGGATAAGATGGCTTTCAGCAGTCCTTTCAGTAGAAAGGGCCATTAGCACCTTCTAGAAGTAATCTTGATGTGGTCAGCAGTACCTCAGATGTACAAATATTCTCCCCAGTGCTCAGTTAATTTAAAATGAGGTTAAGATTTTTGCAGTGGAGAGGGGAAAAAGTAGCCTTTTCAAAGCCCTGTCAGGGTTAAATTGTTCCTATCTGTCTCAAAGTTGCTATTTTTCATGTGTGAGCAGATAGCGAGCACTTTTCTGCACTCCTGGTTCTCCTGCTGCTTTGGCTGCATAGCTGTCGAAGACTTGCAGAATGCCTCTGGACCAGTGTGTTTTCCAGTGGCGTCATTCATGTTGTGCAGTACTGCTTTGGAATTGTTTACTACATTGCCGTCGGCTCAACGGTGCTGTGTCAAGTGCCTGCTAACGTCAGGAATGGTAAGTGCTTGCTTAGTTATTGTCAGAGACTCATTTTTGCTCCCATTTGTTTCCATCGTGGCAAATGGTTCACGTGGTTTCATAGAGGGCTGCTTGTATTAGAAGGGTGTTAACCAATGAAGCATAAAAATGTTTACTGGCATAGTTCAAAGTAACTACATTTCAGTAGATCATATAATCAGCCAGCATTATACATACACAGAGACACTGACCCACACTTACATGTTAACCACCACTGTTACTTCCTGAAAGACATCCAACATAGATACTTTCAGGATCATTACTGATCAGTTTTGCTTGGAGATACATATGCTTTACGAAGGACAGTAATAGGTACCAGTTCCCAAATGCCACTGTGAAACCTCAGTTCTTAAacctgaggggttttttttgtttgttttaagctttCATGTAAGATGAATCTGCGAGGCTGTCTTGGCCACCTCCTTTGTTTTCCATTGAGAACTCGCCACTGCTCTGCCTTGCATCAGTCAGTCTCTTCCTTCCCTCAGTACTGTAATATCTCCATTAATGCAGCAGAAATTTTAATTGTATGACCTGTTTCTGCCAACACATTCCACTGAGTCTCACAACTCAGCTGTTGTTACCCTGCACAGATGAATCGTGAGCTGGTTGTAACACTTGTCCCATTACTAATATTTGTAAGGTATTCACTGCCAAATATGTGACTTTAGTGAAGGTTTTAACCATTTCCAACCACACCAGCTCTAGTTTaatccagtgatttttttttttttttttttcctaaagaaccTTCAGATATCCTATGTGTAGATAAAGATTTTATCTTTCTGGACCTGTTTTCTACTTTTCACATCTTGTAGATTCTCAGACATGATGTACTGGCTTCTCCATTGGAACTTATCCTTAATATAGTTAAAACTGTTTTGAAGGCCcaaatgtatgtgtatatatatcatTCACTGCAAACAAGACAAACAACTGTGTACTTAGACGTTGACCTAAACCATGATATCATCTTTAGTTAGGGTGATAGTTTTAAGTTGTGTTGAACATTGAGGTCTTAGACTATCAATTCTGTACCAGTTTTATGTTGTAGTGTACCTCAAGCTCCTGGATtaaaaatgagatatttttaGTGGTTGAAGGTTGAAGCTGAGCACTTAAATGATGCAGGATTTAAAAGCATCTTTCAGGGGATTAGAGACCCACTACGAGAATTTTTTAAGacagtaacatttaaaaaatttaTACAATATTTTGACATGATGCTTGGAAAGATATTTCCTGGCCACATATTAATGAAACTTATTTCATTCAGGAGAAGAGCTTTCTGTGCAGATCTCCTGGTATCACGTCGTAGGAGTTGTGATGTACGTTTGGGCCTCTCTTCACCAACACAGATGTCTTGTGATTCTAGCTAATCTTAGAAAAAGTAAATCGGGTAAGAGCTTTCATTTCTTCCAAGGCTTTACTTAGGTTATTTTTTCCTAGTTGTTTCAATAGGCTTCTGTAGTTTCTAATACCTTAAACCACATGCATTTTTCAGTTCCTGTAGTGGAGTGTTCTCTGTTAAGACTTTCAGTAGATTAAATGAGGCTGTTAAGTAAAGGGATCATATGGCTGAGTGGTGCGTGTTTCTCTGTGTCTGTATATATAGTTTTATAGAACTTAAACTGAAGGTCTGGCTTCTGATATCTTAAGGACAGACACATGCTAAGGCTTAGGACTTGTGCCACTCTGCACAGACCTTCCATCTGTCTCCGTGTGGACTATGAACAGGTTTCCTTGCTCTGCATTTGTGCCAACAGCCAGAGGTGGCatctttatttctttaagaaGTGCAAAGCTGCCAGATCAGATAAAGGTGGATGAGATGATAATTTTAATGAGCATGTTGTTCTGTAATTGTGAGTAGAAAAGCTTAATGCCTGTTGTTCTCAACTAATTTGTTTCCGTTTGTTCACAGGAAAGGTCATAAGTCTGAGCCACAGTGTACCATTTGGAGATTGGTTTGAGAGCGTTTCTTGCCCTCAttattttgcagaattcctgataTATGTATCTATGGCCATCATGTTTGGATTTCACAACGTGACGTGGTGGTGCGTAGTGATGTATGTTCTTTTTAACCAGGCACTGGCTGCCGTTTTGTGTCATGAGTTCTATCAGAAAAACTTCAGCTCGTACCCAAAGCATCGAAAAGCATTAATACCATTTATTTTTTAGAGTATTTCTTCTGAAGTATGTTTAATGCAAACTGGGAAATGTGTTCTATAAGGGAATAAGAGATTTACTTTTCACTAAAGCCAAGGTAAAATTGCACATTTTATCTAATTCCAACTTAAAAGTTCATCATTTTAATGATGGTCTCATTCATGTTACCAGTTTATATGGGGAAATGCAAGGTCTGTGCTCATTGTacaagctaaaaaaaaaggaTTGTTGAGGATCTTAAAGTGAAGATATGCTAATTGGCTCTTTTCTGTTTTATAATTGTATCTTATGCATAAAATGCTCACTGTTGTGCAGCAAGCCAAAATACTCCGTAGTGAAAGGAGGGTGCAGAGAATCATTTGAACTACTGTATTTCATGTCTCGTTTAATatttaagtgtatttttttttcctagtctctTTTCTTTCAATCACTTCCGAGGAAGGCAAACTGTGTATTGTCTTTCTGTGCTTCCCTGTTGATAATTAAAACCAGCAACTGCTTTATGACTGCAAGTGCAAAAACCAGTGGGGAAAGCTGCAGTGGAGGAATGACTCATGCTCAGCAACGGAGATAAACAGACCCGTTCTCTGCATTATCTGTTCTGCACCAAAGTCAGTATTCATTGATGAAAACTCCTTGTTTATCCCTAAACTGGGAAAATCAGGGAAGGTTCTCTGTTTAGAGACACAATAAAAGAGAACTTGCAGAATATTAATCTTCTCAGTTACGGTTCTGCCATCCCtgttgcaggtttttggagtccCTCATGTGTCAGAGGGGACAGTTCTCTAGGGTGACTGTAACCGTGGCCGTGCTGGTTTTTAAACAGCCTTTGAGAGCAGATGCCATGAACTGCCGAGGCAGCGGACACACGGAAACCAGCACCCTGCAGGTGTTCCACAGATATTCTCTACTGGGGGGATGATGTCACTCAGCACAGAGGTTTTTTTGCACTTAACCGTTGAGTATTTTGGTCCTTCTCATGATACAGGGGTGAATGATGAGTTTGTGTGATATAGCGTATGGACGCTGGTGTTTCAGCATGTTTTCTACTTACATGTGTATATTATTTTGTATATGAGAAGCATTTTTTAATGATTTATCCaattaaaatttattatttatCTAATTAAACCTGTTTATTACTCCTATTTTTGTGTAGTCTTTCAAAACTGAGCTACATGTTTGCAGAACACAAGCCATCTGAAGGAAACGTTGTGCTCCCCTCGGCTCTCGCAGCCCTGCCTCAACCGACGCCTCCGTGGCCTCAGTTCCCCGCGGCACCCAAGCGCGGGCCGGGTGGGCCCGTTCCGGCGGGGCGTGGCGGAGGGCGGGACGAGCCGCCTGTCAGCGGCGGCTGCAGCCAATGGGGGCGGCGCGGTCCCGCCTCCCCGGTCCGGGCCGTTGCAGGAAGCGGTTGAGGGACCGCGGCGGGGCGCGCGGCTGCGGCGCTGCGGGCCGGGCGGTGACGCGGCGCCTTTAAGAGAGGCCTGCGCGCCGCCACCGCGCTCGGCCGCCATGGGCTCGCCGTCGTCCGCGTCGCCGCTCCCGCGGGCCGccgcgctgctgctggcggcTTCGCTGCTGCTGGCGGCCCCGGCGGGGCTGCGCGCCGCTCCGGAGGAAGAACCCAGTAGGAAGAAAGAGCCGCCACCACCGCCGGCGGCGGCGCAGGGAGCCGAACCGCGGGCTGAGGTGAGGTGAGGCGGGGCCGGGTCGCGCCGGCTGCCTGCTCAATCCCCCCCGCCCTCAgccgggccggcggggcgggcccggcctGCAGGATGCCTCGCCTTTCAGAGGCCGTCGGATTGCTGAATCTCCCGCTTCTAGCAGAAAAAGGGAAAGCTTCAGGGCCCTTTTTCTGCTAGAAGAGGAGAATTGAGATCCGTTACGAAAAACGGGCTAATGCTTTTTTCACGAGATAAATATTTTTGTGCCCCGCTTGCTTGCGTGCTGAGGGCGGAACCGACCTCTGCAGGTCTTCCTCACAGAAACAGATGGAAACAGGCTTTGTTCCTACTCAAAACCTGCCAGCTTTCCTCAGTGTTTAAGATTAGTTTCTTCACGTTAAAACTTCTAAAATAGGATTTTTGGTTAGGGGTTCTAGTGCCCGGTGAGCGCACAGAGGGATGATAAAATTACTAACATATGGCTTGATGTAGCATGTCGAGCATGCCAAGCTTTAAATATCGAAAACCAGAAAAATTTACAGCACAGGTGAACTCTGGGAACCTACCGTGTATCTTATAGAGCATAGAAACTTTTAAATATCAGACCTAAAAACTTACACGCTGCTAAAAGTGGAATGCTGGGAAGTCGCCGTGTTAAAACACGTTTCAGTCTGTCTCTGCTGGTAGGTGTGCTGAAACAAGTTTTCTCAGCCATCTCTGGTCAGGCATGTGAACATCAACTTCCTTGTTTTGGGTCTTGCTTTTGACTGTAGACATCTTAGTTTCTGCAAAAGTAAACAGTGAGTGAGGTCTGGAGTGTGTTGGTATGGTTTGACTGCTGGCAAGTCTTAAAGCCAGGTTTCAACAAACATTGAGCATGCACAAAGAAAGCCGATGAAAACTTTAGTAGAATTCTAATGCAGCTGAAATGCAAAGGTTCTGCACGGGAAGAAAGTGATTCTAACAATTTTTGAGAGGGCTTTGTATTTCTCTTAAGTTATGCTAATTGCCCAGTTTTTGTTCAAAGAGTTAATTCTTAAGACTCGTATCAGAAAATTGGTTGTTTGATCAAGATCATAAAGTAAATACCAGAATTGTAAAGGCAGCAATGTTAGAGCTGAGCTAAAGCAGCTTTCCCCATGTTTTGTTGTATTACTGGTTCTCATGTTCTGGTAATAGTGTGCACGGTGAAGTACTACTTTAATAATCTGTGCACGATCTGATCTGCTTGCTGAGTGCCTAACTAGCAATTTGAGGTAGGTGGCAGCCAGTAACTGGTTAATGATCATTAATGCTGTGTGAGAAGTATATACTTGAAATGGCACAGCACGCAGTGTGATGTGACAGGAGAAATACAAGGCCCAGTACTTCTGCAAACTTACCTATTCAAGCCTAATAActagtggggtttttgttgttttttcccccacctcTTACAGAAGGGATCCTCACCAGTTGCTCCGGTTCACATTGTCAATGAAGAGTCAGCTGACAAGACTAATTTGGGCTTTATTCATGCGTTTGTGGCTGCTATATCGGTCATCATTGTATCAGAACTGGGGGATAAGACCTTCTTCATTGCAGCCATCATGGCAATGCGGTACAACCGTTTAACTGTGCTGGCTGGTGCTATGCTTGCCTTGGGACTGATGACATGTTTATCAGGTTAGTGCTCTTTTGCTTTCATATCTTAAAATGTGCTGAGTATGTATTTATCAATAAATATTGATTGAAATGAAGATGAAGGTAGTAGGTATATGCAATCTTCTGTTTTGAGGAGAGTGTGAAGGTTTTCCTGGAGATCATGGCTCAGATGAGGTGTTTGCACCTCTATAGAACTCAATACGAGTTTAAGGAAGAGGAATCAGATTAAGAGCCAAAGCACTTCCTTTGATTTCGCGGCCACtagtttcctttttatttttagctcCTGTTAAATTAGCACGCCTAAAGGGAATGTGGGAATGACTGCTCTTTTTCCTCCTAAGGCAAAAGTTTCTTAATATGAATGACACGTTTCCCTCGTCTGACTTGTATCCCTATATGTGTAGCTGTTTGGGTTTGTGCTGGGAGATGCATAAGTAGACGATGATGTTCTGCCTCAGTCCTTTGGGATGGGTGGTACTGACAGAGCCAAGAGCTGCGGGGAAGTGAGGTGTCAGGTGGCACTTGGAGAACCTGTAGCTGTGGCTGCTTATGTAGCTGTGATGGTGAAACAGAGCAGCCTTCACGTCTATCAGATGCAGCACCGATTTTGTTCTATATGTGCTCATTTCTAACCATGCCTATTTCAGAAATGATTTAAGTATAGTTTGTTGGTTTATATACGCTGGAGACAGTCAATTAACTGGCTTTAGGCTTCTCGGCCAGCGTTTCTGTGAATGGTTCTTGGGTGTGTAACTACTACTATATACACTGCTGCAATAATTACTGCAGTCTTGGAGCAGCTGCCACTTGCACTGTGTGTAGTGATAGCGTTATATGAGTTTCTTCTGTTACTCATTTAATATAGCAGTCTTTGACAACTCTTCCACTTCTGCATTTCTTGATTCGTTTGATGTTATTAAATACCATAGGTAATTCTGTAAATGTTGTGATATCTTTTCTCCTGCCCATTTTGATTCTTCCGTTTTTCTATATGAAGTCTTTTTTCAAATCTTTCTTGATGCTTTTTCATAAaagctttcttttctgctttatcCCCCAGTCTAGAGGTTCCCAactatttcttccttttcagaaattagactttttttcccctctttttttatttcttcttctcctctgtCTCCACTGCCCTTGGTTTTTTTTGTACAAGCTGTGTCTGGAAATCCCTGGGGTTTTTGCCCATCTTGATTTCATGAAAACATGGTCACTTAAACTCACTAGCTCCAAGCAGTCACTTCTTGGGGGGTTTTGCAAGCTGTGCTTGACAAAATACATTCTGATTATTTCATTATGTCCACGCTTGTATATGCAAGTAAtgctaaaaaaatatatttttgtgtagTTTATTGCAGTGCTTTagtattttctgtctttaaaaagaaGTTTAACTCCTGGTTTATTTAGTTGAGCAACTAATATTGTTGTTAATGTATGTATGTGCCATGTTTATTAACAGTACAGCCTGATTAACTTTGTTCTCATAGTCTTATTTTTGGTAGTGGCAGTATGGATGAATTTCCAGATTATGTAGTAGCTTCCGACTGTGACTTGTGTGCAAGAGAACACACATGGTAACATACGTCCTTTTAGCCAATTGCACGTGGAATAAAACAACAGAGACAGTTGTGAGTGTGTGGTCCCAGCAGCCTTGAATGTTAGGTGTGGAGttctaatttcctctcatttatacaggccttttttttcccaaaaatgctAACTGGTTTTCCTTTGTGAAGAAGTACGTATTTTGTCATGGATTTGTGTTACTTCTCATTTGAGAACTAGTTTTGGCTTAGTTTGACGACCTCTGATACCTGTAAAAAGTAGATGCACCATGGAGGTAGGTTTTTGGTCTTTGAGTGGGATCAGTACTTTTAAATTATGTTGTTACTTCTAAGTTATGTTGTGTGTTTGTAGGGATTGTGGGAAGAAAGGGAATGGTAACATGCAGGTATTTGCACTTGGCAAAAGAAGACAGAGATGGATTCACGCAGCTGGATGATTTGTGGCATGTCTAGTAGATTGAACTTGTAGAAAATCTTTTTCGAACTTTATCTGATAAAGGAAATGGTTGGAAAGAGATGCTATCCAACATGTAGCCATGCATAAAAATGGAATTAGCTGGTATACACTGTGACTCATCTAAGGTGATTACAGATTATAATTTCAAGGCATGCTTGGAGAAAGGCAGGACTTTCATAATTCTTGATGGGAAAGAGAATGTTGGTTGGACTGACTCTTGAGGATAGCAGCACATCAGCTTTGCCTGGTGTGCCTCATCTACATGTTATGAGCTTCAGTCTCTGACATGACCAGTAATGGTTGGAGTTTCCAGTATGTTgttatcttcagaaaaaaaaataataattaaaaaaaatatatataatctaACAAAACCTACAATATTTGTTTTTCAGTGGCTATTTGAATCACAGGCTTTGCTAGCAAACATGTCTTAGATGTGGGAAAAACAATTATGATCCTCatgcttattttttaaatgatgcatttgttttcttttcagttttgtttggctATGCCACCA
This genomic stretch from Patagioenas fasciata isolate bPatFas1 chromosome 4, bPatFas1.hap1, whole genome shotgun sequence harbors:
- the SRD5A3 gene encoding polyprenal reductase gives rise to the protein MPAVLGAAWALLSAAFLSALLLLRCAPAGPPGAGFGVVFGIFQDLIRYGKTKRGCGQCPAWLRLLQVPKRWFAHFYVVSVLWNGFLLIWLFRAEFLGESLPSWIQHVHRALDRDCQSEGTDSEHFSALLVLLLLWLHSCRRLAECLWTSVFSSGVIHVVQYCFGIVYYIAVGSTVLCQVPANVRNGEELSVQISWYHVVGVVMYVWASLHQHRCLVILANLRKSKSGKVISLSHSVPFGDWFESVSCPHYFAEFLIYVSMAIMFGFHNVTWWCVVMYVLFNQALAAVLCHEFYQKNFSSYPKHRKALIPFIF